One region of Methanobrevibacter olleyae genomic DNA includes:
- a CDS encoding cation diffusion facilitator family transporter — MDKKSNKNNVEIHREASENLSFALILNLLFNIVVISGGIITNSVAIISDALHDFSDTISILIAWVLEKLSGKESNNKFTYGYQRFSIFGALFNSTIVILASLTVVYEAFNRLFLTQSPDASGMILIAILGIIFKGASLIRLHKGKTFNEKAISIHMFGDVFEWIALLIISLILYFVNLPILDPIASILVSVWVIYNLAKTFIASAKILLQTSPSNIDIDLLKRDLLNVENIESIEDFHIWSLDGIENILTSKFKVSLKNEEVFDRELTINSLKEVAKGYGINHTTFELN, encoded by the coding sequence ATGGATAAAAAGTCAAATAAAAATAATGTTGAAATTCATAGAGAAGCAAGTGAAAATCTTTCTTTTGCTCTTATATTAAATCTTTTATTTAATATTGTAGTAATATCTGGAGGTATTATCACAAATAGCGTAGCAATCATATCAGATGCTTTACATGATTTTAGTGATACCATTTCAATATTGATTGCTTGGGTTTTAGAAAAATTATCTGGCAAGGAGTCTAATAATAAATTTACTTATGGTTATCAAAGATTTTCTATTTTTGGAGCATTATTTAACTCTACTATAGTTATTTTAGCTTCATTAACTGTTGTTTATGAGGCGTTTAATCGTTTATTCCTTACACAGTCTCCAGATGCTTCAGGTATGATTCTAATAGCTATTTTAGGTATAATATTTAAAGGAGCTTCTTTAATTAGACTTCACAAAGGTAAAACATTTAATGAGAAGGCTATTTCTATTCATATGTTTGGTGATGTATTTGAATGGATTGCTCTTTTGATTATTAGCTTAATCTTGTATTTTGTAAATCTTCCAATCCTTGATCCGATTGCATCTATTTTAGTTAGTGTTTGGGTTATTTATAATCTAGCTAAGACATTTATTGCAAGTGCTAAAATACTCCTACAAACAAGCCCCTCTAATATTGATATTGATTTACTAAAGAGAGATTTATTAAATGTTGAAAACATTGAATCAATTGAGGACTTTCATATTTGGTCATTAGATGGAATTGAAAATATATTAACATCTAAGTTCAAGGTGTCTTTGAAAAATGAAGAGGTTTTCGATAGGGAATTAACAATTAATAGTTTAAAAGAAGTTGCTAAGGGTTATGGTATTAATCATACTACTTTTGAGCTTAATTAA
- the pdxS gene encoding pyridoxal 5'-phosphate synthase lyase subunit PdxS has translation MVKGTDVLKEGFAKMTKGGVIMDVVNAEQAVIAEDAGAVAVMALEKVPADIRAAGGVARMADPTIVEEVVDAVSIPVMAKARIGHIAEAQILQTLGVDMIDESEVLTPADEEFHINKNEFTIPFVCGARNLGEALRRIDEGAAMIRTKGEPGTGNIVEAVRHMRMVMGEIRTIQKLEEEELWKYARIIEAPIELLKKTAEMGKLPVVNFAAGGIATPADASLMMQLGSDGIFVGSGIFKSNNPEAFAKAIVEATANYDKPEVLAEVSKGLGQAMKGIEMSTLTEADRMQDRGI, from the coding sequence ATGGTAAAAGGAACTGATGTTTTAAAAGAAGGTTTTGCAAAAATGACTAAAGGTGGGGTCATTATGGATGTTGTCAATGCTGAACAAGCAGTTATTGCAGAAGATGCTGGTGCTGTAGCAGTTATGGCTTTAGAAAAAGTACCTGCTGATATTAGAGCTGCTGGTGGCGTTGCAAGAATGGCTGATCCTACTATTGTTGAAGAGGTAGTTGATGCTGTTTCTATTCCTGTAATGGCTAAAGCAAGAATTGGCCATATTGCTGAGGCTCAAATTTTACAAACATTAGGTGTAGATATGATTGATGAAAGTGAAGTACTTACACCTGCTGATGAAGAATTTCACATAAACAAAAATGAATTTACCATTCCTTTTGTTTGTGGTGCAAGAAACTTAGGTGAAGCTTTAAGAAGAATTGATGAAGGTGCAGCTATGATTCGTACCAAAGGTGAACCTGGTACTGGCAACATTGTAGAAGCTGTTCGTCACATGAGAATGGTTATGGGTGAAATTAGAACCATTCAAAAATTAGAAGAAGAAGAACTTTGGAAATACGCAAGAATAATTGAAGCACCTATTGAACTTCTTAAAAAAACTGCTGAAATGGGTAAATTACCTGTAGTAAACTTTGCAGCTGGTGGAATCGCTACTCCTGCAGATGCATCTTTAATGATGCAATTAGGTTCTGATGGTATTTTTGTAGGTTCTGGAATATTTAAATCTAACAATCCTGAAGCATTTGCAAAAGCTATTGTAGAAGCTACTGCTAACTATGACAAACCTGAAGTATTAGCTGAAGTCTCTAAAGGACTTGGGCAAGCTATGAAAGGTATTGAAATGTCTACTCTAACTGAAGCAGACAGAATGCAAGATAGAGGTATTTAA
- a CDS encoding dihydrolipoyl dehydrogenase family protein, whose translation MDYDVIYIGSGNAAWQGGRFLRKAGLKILIIEESLYGGTCANRGCNSKALLDAPYEIKALADNFEGVGKSGNFEVNWPDLMKLKRKRIAGMAPFLDAKFEEYDLDVAHGKGVILDEHTVQVGDETFTTNKIVISTGLKPIIPDIPGKEYLHDSTDFLDIDELPKHTIIIGAGFVAMEFASIIAEAGYEADLIIRGDMALKYFHQPYVQNIIEILKEKNIRFHFNERLKEIIKDESIIINNPEDKILNLKKALNTDDKLRDPDAKIDNKAYENAFTINCESGLSITGDYIIAAMGREANLEDIGLENIGLNYTKSGIKVNNHLQSEIPNIYACGDVADTGIAKLVTVAIHQSKYLAKELLGQADEITYPVVPAVAYTIPRIATVGIPAYIAEKSDEYEVHRIRYGKSYSLELKNDRTAEAKVIVDKDLNILGAEIYAADAENVANMFTFIINQKISLEELDYMIYAFPSSSSVCLYKLHNIHYKF comes from the coding sequence ATGGATTATGATGTTATTTATATTGGAAGTGGAAATGCAGCATGGCAAGGTGGTCGATTTTTAAGAAAAGCAGGCCTTAAAATATTAATAATTGAAGAAAGTTTATATGGTGGAACCTGTGCAAATAGAGGTTGCAATTCAAAAGCATTACTTGATGCACCATATGAAATTAAAGCATTGGCAGATAATTTTGAAGGTGTTGGGAAATCTGGTAATTTTGAAGTTAATTGGCCTGATTTGATGAAATTAAAAAGAAAGCGTATTGCTGGTATGGCTCCTTTCTTAGATGCTAAATTTGAAGAGTATGACCTTGATGTAGCTCATGGAAAAGGTGTAATATTAGATGAACACACAGTTCAAGTAGGAGATGAGACATTCACCACCAATAAAATCGTTATATCTACTGGTTTAAAGCCTATTATTCCAGATATACCTGGAAAAGAATACCTACATGATAGCACTGACTTTCTAGATATTGATGAGCTTCCAAAACATACAATTATTATAGGTGCTGGTTTTGTAGCAATGGAATTTGCATCAATAATTGCAGAAGCAGGCTATGAGGCAGATTTAATTATTCGAGGAGATATGGCTTTAAAATACTTCCACCAACCATATGTACAAAATATTATAGAAATTTTAAAAGAGAAAAATATTCGCTTCCATTTTAACGAAAGGCTTAAAGAAATTATTAAAGATGAAAGTATAATAATCAATAATCCTGAAGATAAAATCCTTAATCTAAAAAAAGCTTTAAATACAGATGATAAATTAAGAGATCCTGATGCAAAAATCGACAATAAAGCTTATGAAAATGCCTTTACCATAAATTGTGAAAGTGGACTTAGCATAACCGGTGATTATATAATTGCAGCTATGGGAAGAGAAGCTAACCTTGAAGATATTGGTCTTGAAAATATAGGTTTAAATTATACTAAAAGTGGAATAAAAGTAAATAATCACTTACAGAGTGAAATTCCCAATATCTATGCTTGTGGTGATGTAGCAGATACCGGCATTGCAAAACTTGTGACAGTTGCAATTCACCAATCCAAATACCTTGCAAAAGAATTATTAGGCCAAGCTGATGAGATAACTTATCCTGTTGTTCCAGCAGTTGCTTATACAATTCCTAGAATAGCGACAGTTGGTATTCCAGCTTATATTGCTGAGAAAAGCGATGAATATGAAGTTCATAGAATAAGATATGGTAAATCCTATTCCCTTGAGCTTAAAAACGATAGAACTGCCGAAGCAAAGGTTATTGTAGATAAAGATTTAAACATTCTAGGTGCTGAAATATATGCAGCAGATGCTGAAAATGTAGCAAATATGTTTACATTCATCATTAACCAAAAAATAAGCCTTGAAGAGCTTGATTATATGATTTATGCATTCCCTTCAAGTAGTTCTGTATGTTTGTATAAATTACACAATATACATTATAAATTTTAA
- a CDS encoding PfkB family carbohydrate kinase codes for MTLVLIGPVCEDLIIIGDEKSSKVGGASFYQSFVYEEFYDDYLSIINTSNTDLIDKFPDKSKVKVILKEDTHYFINEYPDKDNLNIRKQFTNFANVPIFADDLKAIFDELDMNNGNIDAFVLNPLNSNDFPQETIEYLKSFELPIFVSIQGFLRFKGENDSIILKYDEGLDKIISCSEGSFMDEEEAKLIPIHNFNRSPLIITNGSKGSRILYDGNELKIEAVNCDNMVDATGCGDTYMASYISFRLKENSIKDSADFASLISSKKLETFGPFKKYKK; via the coding sequence ATGACACTTGTTTTAATTGGGCCTGTATGTGAAGATTTGATTATTATTGGAGATGAAAAAAGCTCTAAAGTTGGCGGAGCAAGCTTTTATCAAAGTTTTGTCTATGAAGAGTTTTATGATGATTATCTATCTATTATAAATACTTCAAACACGGATTTAATTGATAAATTTCCTGATAAATCTAAAGTTAAGGTCATTTTAAAAGAGGATACACATTATTTTATTAATGAATATCCAGATAAAGATAATTTAAATATTAGAAAGCAATTTACTAATTTTGCAAATGTCCCTATTTTCGCTGATGATTTAAAAGCCATTTTCGATGAATTGGATATGAATAATGGGAATATTGATGCTTTTGTTCTAAATCCATTAAATAGCAATGATTTTCCACAAGAAACGATCGAGTACTTAAAGAGCTTTGAGCTTCCTATTTTTGTTTCAATTCAAGGATTTTTAAGATTTAAAGGAGAAAATGATTCCATAATCCTTAAATATGATGAAGGTTTAGACAAGATTATTTCATGTTCTGAGGGATCTTTTATGGATGAAGAAGAAGCCAAATTAATTCCAATTCATAATTTTAATCGATCTCCCTTAATAATTACAAATGGAAGTAAAGGATCAAGAATTCTATATGATGGTAATGAATTGAAAATAGAAGCTGTAAACTGTGATAATATGGTAGATGCTACTGGATGTGGAGATACTTATATGGCTTCTTATATATCCTTTAGATTAAAAGAAAACTCTATTAAAGACTCTGCTGATTTTGCTTCCTTAATATCAAGTAAAAAATTAGAGACATTTGGACCATTTAAAAAATATAAAAAGTAA